In a single window of the Dryobates pubescens isolate bDryPub1 chromosome Z, bDryPub1.pri, whole genome shotgun sequence genome:
- the SLC46A2 gene encoding thymic stromal cotransporter homolog, translating into MVGVAVIRTWIEPVVAGSQVASAFYDTALLMVLKNYYNQTNGTAPSHEQEDAQQKAVSNFYIIYNLVLGLSPLVSAYSLSKLGDRMHRKIPICFPLLGYLGSKSLLLLMILLDWPVEVMYGAAAFNGLTGGFTTLWAGVMVLGSLGSSERRRSLRLIIIELVYGLAGFLGSVASGYLFVGFSDHHREGTVLVGCSIACYAFCLLYSIFVLTVPKPAAACPAKAKSAEEVGSQLPDCTEVSAAESSQPSESSKSSPVSPSRLIIIMLFVAAILYDLAVVGAMNILPLFLLREPLSWNAVEIGYGNAAGYVIFITSFLGVFVFSKYLRDISMIMIGVASFSTGILIMAFVRWTFLFYIARAVMLFALIPLPTIRSMLSKHVEGSSYGKVFVLLQLSLVTTGVVTSTVYNKIYQNTLNWYSGFCFILSFLVGCLSLLPLSIVAIKQHSTSGSLEILTK; encoded by the exons ATGGTGGGAGTGGCGGTGATAAGGACATGGATTGAGCCAGTGGTTGCAGGGTCTCAAGTGGCCAGTGCCTTCTATGACACCGCACTGCTGATGGTGCTGAAGAACTACTACAATCAGACCAATGGCACTGCTCCCTCCCACGAGCAGGAAGATGCTCAGCAGAAGGCTGTCTCTAATTTTTATATCATCTACAACCTAGTCCTAGGCCTGAGCCCACTGGTGTCAGCCTACAGTTTGTCCAAGCTGGGGGACAGGATGCATCGGAAGATCCCCATCTGCTTCCCTCTTCTCGGCTACTTGGGCTccaaatctctcctcctcctgatgATTCTGCTGGACTGGCCAGTTGAGGTGATGTatggggctgctgccttcaaTGGGCTTACAGGAGGTTTCACCACGCTCTGGGCAGGGGTCATGGTTCTGGGATCCCTGGGATCCTCAGAGAGGAGAAGGTCTCTGCGTCTTATCATTATTGAGCTGGTGTATGGCCTTGCTGGCTTTCTAGGGAGCGTGGCATCTGGCTACCTTTTTGTTGGCTTCAGTGATCACCATCGAGAGGGCACTGTGCTGGTGGGCTGCAGCATTGCTTGCTATGCTTTCTGCCTCCTCTACAGCATTTTTGTCCTGACAGTCCCcaaaccagcagctgcctgcccagctaaAGCCAAGAGTGCAGAGGAGGTGGGCAGTCAGCTACCAGACTGCACAGAagtgtcagcagcagagagtTCCCAGCCttcagagagcagcaagtccTCTCCAGTATCCCCATCAAGACTCATCATCATCATGCTGTTTGTGGCAGCAATCCTCTATGACCTTGCTGTGGTCGGTGCAATGAACATACTCCCACTCTTCTTGCTTAGGGAGCCATTGAGCTGGAATGCTGTGGAGATTGGTTATGGCAATGCTGCTGGATATGTGATCTTCATCACCAGCTTCCTAGGGGTATTTGTGTTCTCCAAATATTTGAGGGACATTAGCATGATCATGATTGGAGTAGCATCCTTCAGCACAGGCATTCTCATTATGGCCTTCGTGCGGTGGACATTTCTGTTCTACATCG CACGGGCAGTGATGCTCTTTGCCCTCATCCCCTTACCAACAATCAGGTCCATGTTATCCAAGCATGTTGAAGGATCATCCTACG GTAAGGTGTTTGTCCTGCTTCAGTTGTCTTTAGTCACCACAGGAGTAGTAACATCTACAGTCTACAACAAGATCTATCAAAACACACTGAACTGGTACAGTGgcttctgtttcattttgtcCTTTCTAGTTGGCTGCCTGAGTCTCCTCCCCTTAAG catTGTGGCCATCAAGCAGCACTCAACCTCTGGCTCTCTTGAGATTCTGACCAAGTGA